One genomic region from Anabaena sp. PCC 7108 encodes:
- a CDS encoding DUF4327 family protein: MSVNTVPSINYYSLDVIQDEARQLVQKGMLSRQQPIYTLCQYIPAREWVCVECELEKCDFLLRDRIGDLIGREEWDND; this comes from the coding sequence ATGAGTGTGAATACGGTGCCTTCTATCAATTACTACTCTCTGGATGTCATCCAGGACGAAGCACGCCAACTGGTACAAAAGGGAATGTTGAGCCGTCAGCAACCAATATATACACTCTGCCAATACATCCCAGCCAGAGAGTGGGTATGCGTTGAATGTGAATTAGAGAAATGTGACTTTTTGTTGCGCGATCGCATTGGTGATTTAATTGGTCGGGAAGAATGGGATAACGATTAG